In Risungbinella massiliensis, a single window of DNA contains:
- the nuoH gene encoding NADH-quinone oxidoreductase subunit NuoH, with translation MTLFLWLGPIVLLLLVLGFVTYAILAERKVIGWIQNRVGPNQVGPWGLLQTVADVAKLLMKEDIIPQKSDREIFKIAPIIAYVPAFAVLAVLPFTDTLKFADLGVGLLYYFAVSSITTIGIILGGWASNNKYALLGGMRSAAQMISYEIPLVMSVVGIVLTTGSLNLTRIVEAQQDLWFIVPQFLGFVIFLISSLAELNRTPFDLPEAESELVAGYHVEYTGFRFAFFMLAEYVYVFAMSSLITILFLGGWNPLFGWTFIPAIIWFLLKFSFMVFFLFWVRATMPRLRTDQLMEFAWKVLLPVALLNILLTAILKEVPFFQNFY, from the coding sequence ATGACGCTTTTTTTATGGCTTGGACCGATTGTTTTGTTGCTATTAGTACTAGGATTCGTCACCTACGCCATTCTAGCCGAACGGAAAGTAATCGGTTGGATTCAGAATCGAGTTGGACCAAACCAAGTAGGACCTTGGGGTCTGCTTCAGACAGTAGCAGATGTTGCGAAACTTTTAATGAAAGAAGATATTATTCCGCAGAAATCGGATCGTGAGATCTTTAAGATCGCTCCTATTATTGCCTATGTGCCAGCATTTGCTGTATTAGCGGTCTTGCCTTTTACTGATACACTCAAATTCGCTGATCTGGGTGTTGGACTTCTTTATTACTTTGCTGTCTCTAGTATCACCACAATTGGGATTATCTTAGGTGGTTGGGCATCTAACAATAAATATGCTCTACTAGGGGGCATGAGATCTGCAGCCCAAATGATCAGTTACGAAATCCCACTTGTGATGTCGGTAGTCGGAATTGTCTTAACCACAGGCAGTCTGAATTTGACGCGCATCGTAGAGGCTCAACAGGATCTTTGGTTTATTGTTCCACAATTTTTGGGGTTTGTTATCTTCCTCATTTCCTCCTTAGCGGAATTGAACAGAACTCCTTTCGATCTACCTGAGGCTGAGTCGGAATTAGTAGCAGGTTATCATGTTGAATACACTGGGTTTCGCTTTGCCTTTTTTATGTTAGCGGAGTATGTCTATGTTTTTGCCATGTCTTCCTTGATTACAATCCTTTTCTTAGGTGGTTGGAATCCGTTATTTGGCTGGACTTTCATCCCGGCGATCATCTGGTTTCTCCTCAAATTTAGCTTTATGGTCTTTTTCTTATTCTGGGTACGTGCCACCATGCCACGATTACGTACCGACCAATTGATGGAATTTGCTTGGAAAGTTTTATTACCTGTCGCACTGTTGAACATCTTGTTAACTGCAATCCTCAAAGAAGTTCCGTTCTTTCAAAACTTCTACTAA
- the nuoI gene encoding NADH-quinone oxidoreductase subunit NuoI — protein sequence MFGLVKGMGITLKNMTKPKVTVNYPEEPLSMPDRFRGIQYFDPEKCIVCNQCARVCPTDCISLTGKRNPDPEKKGKVIDTYDINFETCILCDLCTEVCPTEAVVMTNNFVLAEYSRDQLFKNMKWLFENDQNIREENNSAMPKTGGNKK from the coding sequence ATGTTCGGACTAGTAAAAGGCATGGGCATCACCCTCAAAAACATGACGAAACCTAAAGTAACTGTTAACTATCCAGAGGAACCCTTGTCAATGCCCGACCGTTTTCGGGGAATCCAGTACTTTGATCCTGAAAAATGCATTGTTTGCAACCAATGTGCCAGAGTTTGTCCAACCGATTGTATTTCGCTTACTGGCAAGCGCAATCCGGATCCAGAGAAAAAAGGAAAAGTGATCGATACCTATGATATAAACTTTGAGACCTGTATTCTTTGTGATCTTTGTACTGAGGTTTGCCCAACCGAAGCGGTCGTCATGACGAATAACTTTGTACTAGCTGAATACAGTCGAGATCAACTTTTTAAAAACATGAAGTGGCTGTTCGAAAATGATCAAAACATCCGAGAAGAAAACAATTCAGCTATGCCAAAAACAGGAGGCAATAAGAAATGA
- the nuoL gene encoding NADH-quinone oxidoreductase subunit L, whose translation MVVGILLFAPLLAFILLVIGRTYLKRNGSGSIAMLAVGCSFLLSTYLLIQGIGSDRPLTGAKHLWFQMGEHEVYLGYSLEPIQLMMLTMVSLISLVVQFYSMEYMKKDSRIAIYYAYLSLFTFSMLGLVLSSNLLQIYFFWELVGVSSFLLIGFWYFKEEAKRAAKKAFIVTRIGDVGLFIALGLVFSQIGSFELDVLYQAIDESTISPGVITLIAISLFIGAVGKSGQLPLHTWLPDAMEGPTPVSALIHAATMVAAGVYLVAFTFPVFEASTVALNVVAYVGGITAIFAAIVAIGQNDLKRILAYSTVSQLGYMMLALGSGSTVAGTFHLLTHAFFKALLFLGAGAIMLVYHHHQDIRKMGGLWKREKGLGVLFLTGCLAIAGIPPFSGFFSKDEILVSVYQSGHLVLFVIAVVGAMLTAFYMFRLFFTIFWGEEKRNVYQKVGAFTRVPLYFLATLSVLVGFLQFPTTHFTAFLQENEHVVTPIWIPILATGVSVLGIALAYFLYVRQPGKSAKLTAGLPMVRQFVRRAFYVNEMYQVAFVYPLKGLGWILTGLDRFGIGALAKGTTWFVQMIGKGGSKFQDGQVQRYLLVSLIGMVVLFLGLTVGRLLP comes from the coding sequence ATGGTAGTCGGTATCTTATTATTTGCACCACTGCTCGCCTTTATATTGTTGGTCATTGGACGGACCTATCTCAAGAGAAATGGTTCAGGCAGCATTGCCATGCTAGCGGTAGGCTGTTCTTTTCTCCTAAGTACTTATCTTCTTATCCAGGGGATCGGAAGTGATAGACCTCTGACGGGTGCCAAACATCTCTGGTTTCAAATGGGGGAGCATGAGGTTTACTTAGGATACTCCTTAGAACCAATTCAACTGATGATGCTAACGATGGTGAGTTTGATTAGTCTTGTTGTTCAGTTCTATTCCATGGAATATATGAAAAAAGATTCTAGAATCGCAATCTATTATGCCTATCTGAGTCTTTTTACTTTCTCCATGTTGGGGCTTGTGCTTTCATCCAATTTGCTTCAAATCTATTTCTTTTGGGAGCTAGTAGGTGTCTCGTCCTTCCTGCTAATTGGGTTTTGGTACTTCAAAGAAGAAGCAAAACGGGCTGCGAAAAAAGCCTTTATCGTGACTAGAATTGGCGATGTAGGACTTTTCATCGCATTGGGATTGGTATTTTCACAGATTGGTTCCTTTGAACTGGATGTTCTTTATCAAGCAATTGATGAATCCACCATTTCTCCTGGGGTTATCACCTTGATTGCAATCTCTCTCTTTATTGGAGCAGTTGGAAAATCAGGTCAACTCCCGCTACATACTTGGCTTCCTGATGCGATGGAAGGACCTACTCCCGTCAGTGCGTTGATCCATGCAGCGACGATGGTAGCCGCAGGGGTGTATCTGGTGGCATTTACGTTCCCTGTCTTTGAGGCGAGTACAGTGGCATTGAATGTCGTAGCATATGTTGGAGGAATTACAGCTATCTTTGCTGCGATTGTCGCAATCGGACAGAATGATCTCAAACGTATCTTGGCATATTCTACTGTCAGTCAGTTGGGCTACATGATGCTGGCACTAGGTTCTGGTAGCACGGTAGCAGGTACCTTTCATCTGCTTACCCACGCATTCTTTAAAGCCTTGCTATTTTTAGGAGCGGGGGCGATCATGCTTGTTTATCACCACCATCAAGATATACGGAAGATGGGTGGACTTTGGAAACGAGAAAAAGGATTAGGTGTCCTGTTTTTGACCGGGTGCTTGGCGATTGCAGGGATTCCTCCTTTCTCTGGCTTTTTCTCGAAAGATGAGATTCTCGTCTCTGTTTATCAATCGGGGCACCTTGTCTTATTTGTAATTGCTGTAGTAGGTGCTATGTTAACGGCTTTTTATATGTTCCGTCTCTTTTTCACTATCTTTTGGGGAGAAGAAAAACGCAATGTATATCAGAAAGTAGGAGCTTTTACTAGAGTGCCACTCTATTTTCTAGCAACTCTTAGTGTATTGGTTGGGTTTTTACAGTTTCCTACTACACACTTTACTGCCTTTTTACAAGAGAATGAGCATGTTGTTACTCCTATATGGATCCCTATTCTGGCAACTGGAGTTTCTGTTCTTGGTATTGCATTAGCTTATTTCTTGTATGTTCGCCAACCAGGGAAATCTGCCAAATTAACAGCTGGTCTACCAATGGTTCGTCAATTTGTTCGTAGAGCTTTTTATGTAAATGAAATGTACCAAGTGGCCTTTGTCTATCCACTAAAGGGACTAGGTTGGATTTTAACAGGACTAGATCGCTTTGGAATCGGAGCCTTGGCAAAAGGAACTACTTGGTTTGTCCAGATGATTGGAAAAGGTGGCTCCAAGTTCCAAGACGGACAAGTACAACGATATTTACTTGTTAGTCTAATCGGGATGGTCGTCCTCTTCCTCGGATTGACTGTTGGGAGGTTGTTACCATGA
- the nuoK gene encoding NADH-quinone oxidoreductase subunit NuoK — protein MHLTSYLTLAAILFCVGLYGVLTKRNAVIVLFSIELMLNAANINLVAFSRYGLIPNVTGQIFTLFTIAIAAAEAAVGLAILIALYRNKAVIEADEYNSLKG, from the coding sequence ATGCATCTAACTTCTTATCTAACACTTGCTGCAATTTTATTTTGCGTTGGCCTATATGGTGTATTAACGAAACGTAATGCAGTGATCGTACTTTTTTCGATCGAACTAATGTTGAATGCTGCCAACATTAACCTAGTTGCTTTCTCCAGATATGGGCTGATTCCGAATGTAACTGGACAAATTTTTACGTTGTTTACAATTGCCATTGCAGCAGCAGAGGCAGCTGTTGGACTTGCAATCCTTATTGCGCTCTATCGAAATAAGGCCGTAATTGAAGCGGATGAGTATAACTCACTCAAAGGATAA
- a CDS encoding NADH-quinone oxidoreductase subunit J: protein MNINGETILFLLLSFGAIGGAIFFINLERVMHMAISLAFCFFSIAGIYLLLHAEFLAVIQILIYTGAVSILMIYGIMLTKQKKEEGQEERRFWDQATAFAGVGILLVALLWILNRFPFIGSPEIGNFKLVDIGMTLFKKYVIPFEIASILLLIALIGAIILAKREEKN from the coding sequence ATGAACATCAATGGAGAGACCATTTTGTTTCTGCTCCTCTCCTTTGGTGCTATTGGAGGGGCTATCTTTTTTATCAACTTAGAGCGAGTTATGCATATGGCGATTTCCCTCGCCTTCTGTTTTTTTAGTATCGCTGGGATCTATCTACTGCTTCATGCCGAATTCCTTGCTGTAATTCAAATATTGATCTATACAGGTGCTGTCTCTATCTTGATGATCTATGGGATTATGCTAACCAAGCAAAAAAAAGAAGAGGGGCAAGAAGAAAGGCGGTTCTGGGATCAGGCGACTGCATTTGCAGGAGTCGGAATTTTGCTGGTCGCTTTGCTATGGATTCTGAACCGTTTTCCATTTATCGGGTCTCCCGAAATAGGAAACTTCAAGCTAGTTGATATCGGAATGACACTTTTTAAAAAATATGTCATTCCGTTTGAGATTGCCTCGATCTTGCTATTGATCGCCCTTATAGGTGCCATCATCTTAGCAAAAAGAGAGGAGAAAAACTGA